The Caldicellulosiruptoraceae bacterium PP1 nucleotide sequence AAGCTTTGGTGTAAATCAGGATAAAATTTTTGTTATGTATAATGGGTATGATTATGATATTAAGATTTCTTTTAAAGGTAAAAACCAATTTTTAAGTCAATATATCTCTCCAAATTTTTTTAAAAATAAAATTATTATTGGTAACTTAAGTAGGCTCTATAAAGTTAAAGGGCTTGACGTATTTATTAATGCTGCAAATGTTGTTTTAAAAAAGAATAAAAATGTAATTTTTTTAATAGGTGGAGAAGGCCCCCAAAAAGAATATTTAAAAGATTTAATAAATGGTTTAAGTGTACATGAAAATGTATTCCTTTTGGGTGAAATAAAAAATCCTTATGACTTTTTTAATGCAATTGATATAAATATTATTAGCTCTTATTCAGAAACATTCCCATATTCTATTTTAGAGTCAACAATGCTTGAAAAATGTTGCATTTCAAGTTCAGTAGGTTCTATTCCAGATTTAATTGAAGATAATATAAATGGCCTTTTGTTTGCAACAGGTGACTACAATATGTTAGCACAAAAAATATTATATTTAATTGAGAACGATCATTTAATAGAACAATTTGGTAAAAAACTATCTCAAAAAGCTAAGATAATGTTTTCATCAACAGCAATGGCAATGAGACAACTCGAGATATATAATCAGATAATAAATTTAAAAAAATGAGGCTGGAAACTACTTTCCAGCCTTTTTATATCTTTTCGAGAATAATATTATTTTCTTTTGCAAAATCCATTGTGTAAACATTTCTTGTATCAATTATTATTAATGGATTAACATTTGTATAGTTTTTAATACTCTCAAAAGGAATTCCTTCTTGTTTTGCCAAAACTAAAACAACATGGCAATCCTTTAATGCTTCTTCAATTGTGTTGACCTTCCCACTAAACTGACTTTTTACAGCTGGATCAAAAACCTTTACCTCAACACCCCTTGAAATTAATATATCAACAATCTCATGTGCAGGGCTTAATCTATCATCTGAAGAATAATCTTTCATTGCTATCCCTAATACAGCAACCTTTTTATCAACATTATATTGTTTAATCATTTTCATTGCTAAATCACTAATGTAACTTGGTATACCTTCATTAAATATTCTAGCAGTTTTTGCAATTTTTAAGTCAACACCAATCTCTTCTGCTTTTGCATTAAGATAATAAAATGCATTAGGAATGCAAAATCCACCAACACCAGGTCCAGGATATAAGAGATTTACTCTTTTATGTGAATTAGCTACCTTTATAACCTCAAAAATATCAATTCCCAGTTCCTTTGTAAATCTTTCAAATTCATTAACCATAGCTATATTGATATCTCTTTGAAGGTTTTCAATTACTTTTGATGTTTCAACAACCTCAAAAGAAGAGCCTACTACAACTTCTTCCTTTGAAATAGCCCTTATAAGATTAATTGCTCTTTCTAAACTCATTTGGTCATTTGCAGCAACAGCTGTTGGCATATTTTCAAATTCATCAAAAGCCTTTCCTTCTGCTATTCTCTCAGATGCATAAGCCAAATAAAAATCTACACCACATTTTAATCCGCTTTGTTCTAATATAGGCATAAATATATTTCTTGTAGTACCAGGAACAACAGTACTTCTAAGTAATATAAATTGGTCTTTTCTTAAATTTTCTTTTAATGAATTAGCACAACTTGTAAGATATTCAAAGTATGGTTTACCACCATAAACAGGTATTGGTACTGTTACGATAATGTTATCACACTCTTCTAAAGCTTGTTTTATATTGTCGGTAGGAATAAATCTTTCACTTTTTAGCTCCTCTAACAATATATCTTGTATTGTTTTACCATTATACGATTCTAAATGATGAGTAATACCATTTTTTAACTCATTTATAAGGTCAGAGTTTATATCAACTCCATAAACCTTAAACCCTTTCATAGAAAAGCTTAGTGCAAGAGGTAGTCCAACATAACCAAGTCCTATAACACATACTTTATTCATTTATTAACCCTTCTTCCTTAAGTATTTCAAGCATTTGACTAACTTTGTTTTGCCATGAGGCATCTTTTGAAAGTTCTAATCTTCTATTAATTAAATTAATATCACTTTCATTCAATGCCTGTTCACATTTATTAACAAAATCATCATAGCCTTGGGCTATATAAACACAATCTGAAAACTGATTTACTTGTTGCATAGATGTTGAAACAATAGGTTTTGTTGTTGCAAGGTATTCATAAAACTTTAGTGGGCTTACATTCTGTGATAATTTATTTGTTTTAAAAATATTTAAGCAAACATCAAAATGACTTATATATTTTGGTAGTTCTTTATAGTCCACTCTACCAATCATATATATATTTGGATATTTTTTTAGATTATCAACGTTTATTCCTGCACCAACTGGTCCAAGTAAAACAATTGACCATTCGGGTTTTAACTTTGCTATATATTCAATCAATTCTATGTCTATCCAGTTTTGAATAACACCTACAAAGCCTAGAATTGGTTTTTTTACATCTTTTAATACCTTTGGTAATTCTAATTTGGTAGATGCTTTATTAAAGTGTTCGAAATCAACACCATTTGGTATTAGATGGACCTTTTTATTAAAATTTTTCATTTCATCATATAAACCTTTAGCAGTTGTAAATACCACATTACTTTTTGCTGCAAGTTTTGCTTCCATATTATCAACAAGCTGTTTGTTAATAAATCCTTGAAATTCTGAATGTTTATCAATACAATCATATACCAAAGCTTTATGAGGTAAATATCTTAGAATATCAACAGTATTTGGCATATATGTCCAAATTATTGGATTTTTAACCACAAATCTATCAAAAACTTCTTTCTTTATATATCTTGCGATATTAAATTGATTAATTTTATTTATCAATCTATACTTATTAAAAAATGGAATAATTGGTGGAAGTGAAAATACATAAAGATTATCCTTTACTTTAAATGGATTGCTTTTATATTTCTTATAATAAGGCTTAAGTAATGGATCTTTTAAAGGCCCAATTAAAGTTATAGGTGGCTCAATATAGAATATTCTAAAATTATCTGGCATTCGTTTCATAACTTGTTGTTTTCTAGTAGGTATTGGTTCCCATGCTGTAGTTGAAAAACAAATTATATCATTCATTTGTATATCATCCTTATCCTTTTTAATAACAATACCATTGAATAAAATACACCATAAAAGGCAATAAGTCAATAATAACAATTTAGTATTAACAAAAAAGAAAGTTAGGATTTTATTCCCAACTTTCTTTTAAAAAATTTTTTATTTATCATGATTCACTAAATAATATTAAATATTTCTATTGTTTTTTCAATATCCATTAATGAATGCGATAATGATAAAAATAAAGCCTCAAACTGAGAAGGTGGAATAAAAATACCATTTTTTATTAATGTTTTTGTAACTCTATTAAATAGATTAATATCAGATTCTAAAGCATCACTATAGTTTTTTATTTGCCTTTTGTTTGTGTAAAAGATTGTCATCATTGAAGCACATCTATTTATAACATAACTTATTCCTTTTTTATTTAATATTGATGAAAGCTCCTCCTCAAACTTTAATGCCAATTCTTCAAGTTGAGAATATATTTGATTATTTGAATATAATATATTTAAAACATTTAATCCGACACCCATTACAATAGGATTCCCAGACATTGTACCTGCTTGATATACATTCCCAATTGGAGCTAACTTATTCATTATTTCTCTTTTACCTGCAACAGCTCCACATGGTAAACCACCACCTATAATTTTACCAAATGTAACTAAATCAGGTTCAACTCCAAAGTATTCACGTGCTCCCCTATAAGCAATTCTGAATCCGGTAATTACTTCATCAAAAATCAAAACACTATTGTATTCATG carries:
- a CDS encoding glycosyltransferase family 4 protein, which codes for MKVLHLISGGDTGGAKTHIINLCSKLKDMVTLKIICFMYGSFYDDVKKAGIDILVFEQKNRLNIGVINKIVELINNEGYQIIHCHGARANFIGMLLKKRMPNLIYITTLHSDFDLDFQDNLYKRFIFASLNKFSLKKMDYYVTVGSPLVEKLKSFGVNQDKIFVMYNGYDYDIKISFKGKNQFLSQYISPNFFKNKIIIGNLSRLYKVKGLDVFINAANVVLKKNKNVIFLIGGEGPQKEYLKDLINGLSVHENVFLLGEIKNPYDFFNAIDINIISSYSETFPYSILESTMLEKCCISSSVGSIPDLIEDNINGLLFATGDYNMLAQKILYLIENDHLIEQFGKKLSQKAKIMFSSTAMAMRQLEIYNQIINLKK
- a CDS encoding nucleotide sugar dehydrogenase is translated as MNKVCVIGLGYVGLPLALSFSMKGFKVYGVDINSDLINELKNGITHHLESYNGKTIQDILLEELKSERFIPTDNIKQALEECDNIIVTVPIPVYGGKPYFEYLTSCANSLKENLRKDQFILLRSTVVPGTTRNIFMPILEQSGLKCGVDFYLAYASERIAEGKAFDEFENMPTAVAANDQMSLERAINLIRAISKEEVVVGSSFEVVETSKVIENLQRDINIAMVNEFERFTKELGIDIFEVIKVANSHKRVNLLYPGPGVGGFCIPNAFYYLNAKAEEIGVDLKIAKTARIFNEGIPSYISDLAMKMIKQYNVDKKVAVLGIAMKDYSSDDRLSPAHEIVDILISRGVEVKVFDPAVKSQFSGKVNTIEEALKDCHVVLVLAKQEGIPFESIKNYTNVNPLIIIDTRNVYTMDFAKENNIILEKI
- a CDS encoding glycosyltransferase, which gives rise to MNDIICFSTTAWEPIPTRKQQVMKRMPDNFRIFYIEPPITLIGPLKDPLLKPYYKKYKSNPFKVKDNLYVFSLPPIIPFFNKYRLINKINQFNIARYIKKEVFDRFVVKNPIIWTYMPNTVDILRYLPHKALVYDCIDKHSEFQGFINKQLVDNMEAKLAAKSNVVFTTAKGLYDEMKNFNKKVHLIPNGVDFEHFNKASTKLELPKVLKDVKKPILGFVGVIQNWIDIELIEYIAKLKPEWSIVLLGPVGAGINVDNLKKYPNIYMIGRVDYKELPKYISHFDVCLNIFKTNKLSQNVSPLKFYEYLATTKPIVSTSMQQVNQFSDCVYIAQGYDDFVNKCEQALNESDINLINRRLELSKDASWQNKVSQMLEILKEEGLINE